A stretch of Blattabacterium cuenoti DNA encodes these proteins:
- the leuC gene encoding 3-isopropylmalate dehydratase large subunit: MSRSLFDKIWNNHIVKKLESGVYVIYIDRHYIHEVTSPQAFLELERKNLSVFRPKQIIATVDHNVPTVNQHLPIKDPLSRKQINLLTNNCNKYGIVLYQLGHKNNGIVHVIGPELGYTLPGMTIVCGDSHTSTHGAFGCIAFGIGTSQVTMVMASQCLLLSKPKQMKIHLNGNLRKGVTPKDVILYMISKLGVDAGIGHFIEYTGPSIQKMSMEGRMTICNMSIEMGAKGGLIAPDKITFDYIQKRKNSLFQQSNIQDIMEYWNYLKTDDDTFFDKEYTFNTKEIYPMITYGTNPGMAIKIDEPIPKHNSSEYNKSLDYMGFIPGEYLIGKKIHYIFIGSCTNSRIEDLRLVASIVKGKKKAHHVHVMIVPGSNQVVQQAKKEGLDKIFKDSGFEFRQPGCSACLGMNEDKIPFGEYCLSTSNRNFKGRQGPGSRTMLASPLTAAIVAIEGKIVDVNQYIHEKIYNIN; encoded by the coding sequence ATGTCAAGATCATTATTTGATAAAATTTGGAATAATCACATAGTAAAAAAATTAGAAAGTGGAGTATATGTGATTTATATAGATAGACATTACATTCATGAAGTGACAAGCCCTCAAGCTTTTTTAGAATTGGAAAGAAAAAATTTATCCGTTTTTAGACCAAAACAAATAATTGCTACAGTAGATCATAATGTTCCTACAGTGAATCAACATTTACCTATCAAAGATCCTTTATCTAGAAAACAAATTAATTTATTAACAAATAATTGTAATAAATATGGAATTGTTTTGTATCAATTAGGGCATAAAAATAACGGAATAGTTCATGTTATAGGACCTGAATTGGGTTATACTTTGCCAGGAATGACAATAGTTTGTGGAGATAGCCATACTTCAACACACGGGGCTTTTGGATGTATAGCATTTGGAATTGGAACTAGTCAGGTAACTATGGTTATGGCTAGTCAATGCCTATTATTATCCAAGCCTAAACAAATGAAAATTCATTTAAATGGAAATTTGAGAAAAGGAGTTACTCCAAAAGATGTTATTTTGTATATGATATCAAAATTAGGAGTAGATGCAGGTATTGGTCATTTTATAGAATATACTGGTCCTTCTATTCAAAAAATGAGTATGGAAGGAAGAATGACTATTTGTAATATGAGTATTGAAATGGGAGCAAAAGGAGGATTAATCGCTCCAGATAAAATCACTTTTGATTATATTCAAAAAAGAAAAAATTCTTTATTTCAACAATCTAATATACAAGATATAATGGAGTATTGGAATTATTTAAAAACAGATGATGATACATTCTTTGATAAAGAATATACCTTCAATACTAAAGAGATCTATCCCATGATAACTTATGGAACAAATCCTGGAATGGCTATAAAGATAGATGAACCTATTCCAAAACATAATTCATCAGAATACAATAAATCTTTGGATTATATGGGTTTTATCCCAGGAGAATATTTAATAGGTAAAAAAATTCATTATATTTTTATAGGAAGTTGTACTAATTCTAGAATAGAAGATTTAAGATTAGTAGCTTCTATTGTCAAAGGGAAAAAAAAAGCTCATCATGTCCATGTGATGATAGTTCCTGGATCAAATCAGGTAGTTCAACAAGCTAAAAAAGAAGGATTGGATAAAATCTTTAAAGATTCTGGATTCGAATTTCGTCAACCTGGATGTTCTGCGTGTTTAGGAATGAATGAGGATAAAATACCTTTTGGTGAATACTGTTTATCTACATCTAATAGAAATTTTAAAGGAAGACAAGGGCCAGGATCTCGTACAATGTTAGCTAGTCCTTTAACAGCAGCTATTGTTGCTATTGAAGGTAAAATTGTAGACGTAAATCAATATATTCATGAAAAAATTTACAACATTAATTAG
- a CDS encoding 2-isopropylmalate synthase codes for MKKKKIQIFDTTLRDGEQVPGCKLNTKEKVKIAKQLESLGVDVIEAGFPTSSPGDYQSVQNICKSVLQTVVCALSRAVEKDIEIAGEALKYANRPRIHTGIGTSSYHIRYKFNSTPEKIIEKAICAVKYAKKFVEDVEFYAEDAGRTENEFLAKVCENVIKHGATVINVPDTTGYCLPKEYGEKIRFLKENVKGIHKVTLSTHCHNDLGLATANSLYGIMNGAKQVECTINGIGERAGNTSLEEIVMIIKQNSHLNLFTNINTKLIFSTSHLVSKCTGMKVQSNKAIVGLNAFSHSSGIHQDGIIKKRETYESINPEDVGINQSSIILTARSGRAALAYRYERLGHSLSKKFLDLVYSIFLKYADKKKEITDKELKTILKKANNNKKILHSNTSSRRINVV; via the coding sequence ATGAAAAAGAAAAAAATTCAAATTTTTGATACAACTTTACGAGATGGAGAGCAAGTTCCAGGATGTAAATTAAATACTAAAGAAAAAGTAAAAATAGCTAAACAATTAGAATCTTTGGGAGTAGATGTAATTGAAGCAGGGTTTCCTACTTCAAGTCCAGGAGATTATCAATCTGTTCAAAATATTTGTAAATCTGTTTTACAAACTGTAGTTTGTGCATTATCTAGGGCTGTAGAAAAAGATATAGAAATAGCAGGAGAAGCTCTAAAATATGCTAATAGACCTAGAATTCATACGGGAATAGGAACATCTTCTTATCATATTCGATATAAATTTAATAGTACTCCAGAAAAAATTATAGAAAAAGCTATATGTGCAGTTAAATATGCTAAAAAATTTGTAGAAGATGTAGAATTTTATGCAGAAGATGCAGGACGTACAGAAAATGAATTTCTTGCGAAAGTTTGTGAAAATGTGATAAAACATGGAGCCACGGTAATTAATGTTCCTGATACAACAGGATACTGTTTACCAAAAGAATATGGAGAAAAAATACGTTTTTTAAAAGAAAATGTAAAAGGGATTCATAAAGTTACATTATCTACTCATTGTCATAATGATTTAGGATTAGCAACAGCTAATTCTTTATATGGAATTATGAATGGGGCGAAACAAGTTGAATGTACAATAAACGGTATTGGAGAAAGAGCTGGAAATACTTCTTTGGAAGAAATTGTTATGATCATTAAACAAAATTCTCATTTGAATTTATTTACTAATATAAATACAAAATTAATTTTTTCTACAAGTCACTTGGTATCCAAATGTACAGGAATGAAAGTTCAATCTAATAAAGCTATTGTAGGATTGAATGCTTTTTCTCATTCATCTGGAATACATCAAGATGGTATTATAAAAAAAAGGGAGACTTATGAAAGTATTAATCCGGAAGATGTTGGAATAAATCAATCTTCCATTATTCTAACAGCTAGAAGTGGAAGAGCAGCATTAGCTTATCGTTATGAACGATTAGGTCATTCTTTGAGTAAGAAATTTTTAGATTTGGTTTATTCTATTTTTTTAAAATATGCAGATAAAAAGAAAGAAATTACTGATAAAGAATTAAAAACGATATTAAAAAAAGCTAATAATAACAAAAAAATATTACATTCTAATACTAGTAGTAGAAGAATAAATGTTGTATAA
- the tyrS gene encoding tyrosine--tRNA ligase has protein sequence MQNIMKELSWRGLIKNKVTGIENLLKNPTTIYVGFDPTSDSLHLGNLLPIIVSIHFHKMGHKSLILIGGATGFIGDPSGKNESRIFIKKKILQKNTTSIKNQIYNLLKIYSGKIELFNNFDWIQNFSFLEFIREVGKYFTVNYMISKDSVKKRINDKKNGISFMEFSYSLIQGYDFFYMNQIKNCQLQIGGSDQWGNIITGIELIKKKTGKKVYGITFPLITKSNGSKFGKSETGENIWLDKNKTSPYKFYQFWMNVSDTEIEKYIKIYTFLSQEKINKLILQHKVNPSQRLLQKKLAYEITKWVHGDHISKEIKKITHLLFEKKNEPIQLLDEKTFEVIYDHIPHMSFSREKFEKGIFLLDLLKKSGFFSSKSEATRALKANSISFNKIIVKENIEIKKENVIKNKFILFQFGKKEFFMIKII, from the coding sequence ATGCAAAATATTATGAAAGAACTCTCATGGAGAGGTTTAATAAAGAATAAAGTAACTGGAATAGAAAATCTATTAAAAAACCCAACTACTATATACGTTGGGTTTGATCCAACATCGGATTCTCTTCATTTAGGAAACTTACTTCCTATTATCGTATCGATTCATTTTCATAAAATGGGACATAAATCCTTAATTTTAATTGGTGGAGCAACCGGTTTTATAGGAGATCCTTCTGGAAAAAATGAGAGTAGAATTTTTATAAAAAAAAAAATACTACAGAAAAATACGACTTCTATAAAAAATCAAATATACAATCTTTTAAAAATTTATTCAGGAAAAATAGAATTATTCAATAATTTTGATTGGATTCAAAATTTTTCTTTTTTAGAATTTATTCGTGAAGTAGGAAAATATTTTACTGTAAATTATATGATCTCTAAAGATTCTGTAAAAAAAAGAATTAACGATAAAAAAAACGGAATATCCTTTATGGAATTTTCCTATTCCCTGATCCAAGGATATGATTTCTTTTATATGAATCAAATAAAAAATTGTCAATTACAAATTGGAGGATCTGATCAATGGGGAAATATCATCACAGGGATAGAATTAATAAAAAAGAAAACAGGTAAAAAAGTATATGGAATAACTTTTCCTTTAATAACAAAATCTAATGGATCCAAATTTGGAAAAAGTGAAACAGGAGAAAACATATGGTTAGATAAAAATAAAACATCTCCATATAAATTTTATCAATTTTGGATGAATGTTTCCGATACGGAAATAGAAAAATATATAAAAATATATACTTTTTTATCTCAAGAAAAGATTAATAAGTTGATTTTACAACATAAAGTAAATCCAAGTCAAAGACTTTTACAAAAAAAATTAGCTTATGAAATTACTAAATGGGTTCATGGAGATCATATTTCTAAAGAAATAAAAAAAATTACACATTTATTATTCGAAAAAAAAAATGAACCTATCCAATTATTAGATGAGAAGACTTTTGAAGTGATCTATGATCATATACCTCATATGTCTTTTTCTCGAGAAAAATTTGAAAAAGGAATTTTTTTATTAGATCTTCTAAAAAAAAGTGGTTTTTTTTCTTCTAAAAGTGAAGCAACCCGTGCTTTAAAAGCCAATTCTATTTCTTTTAATAAAATTATCGTAAAAGAAAATATAGAAATCAAAAAAGAAAATGTGATAAAAAATAAGTTTATTCTATTCCAATTTGGAAAAAAAGAATTTTTTATGATAAAAATTATTTAA
- the era gene encoding GTPase Era, producing MLHKSGFVNIIGLPNVGKSTLMNSIVEKKLSIITNKPQTTRHRIFGIVNRSNFQIIFSDTPGIIHPYYPMQKIMMQYVRKSLQDADIILFTTEIGKLEYFSMFDNINNNIPMIILINKIDKISIKKEEDLLYDTINYWHKLFPHSEILPISALKKINIDLLMHKIITLLSEHPPYYPKEFLSNKSERFFVNEIIREKIFFIYKQEIPYSVEIQTELFKEQKTFIYIFSSIYVEKNSQKGILIGKKGLTIKKLKFFSVKSMESFFRKKIKLKFHVKICFNWRYDFKKLKHFGY from the coding sequence ATGCTTCATAAGTCTGGTTTTGTTAATATTATAGGACTTCCTAATGTAGGAAAATCTACCTTAATGAATTCTATTGTGGAAAAAAAACTTTCTATTATAACAAACAAACCACAAACAACTCGTCACAGAATATTTGGAATTGTTAATCGATCTAATTTTCAAATTATTTTTTCTGATACTCCAGGAATAATTCATCCTTATTATCCGATGCAGAAAATTATGATGCAGTATGTTAGAAAATCATTACAGGATGCTGATATTATTCTGTTTACAACAGAAATCGGAAAATTAGAATACTTTTCTATGTTTGATAATATTAATAATAATATACCCATGATTATATTAATCAATAAAATTGATAAAATATCAATCAAAAAAGAAGAAGATTTATTATATGATACAATTAATTATTGGCATAAATTATTTCCTCATTCAGAAATATTACCAATATCTGCATTAAAAAAAATAAATATAGATTTATTAATGCACAAAATTATAACTTTATTATCTGAACATCCTCCTTATTATCCCAAAGAATTTTTAAGTAACAAATCAGAACGTTTTTTTGTAAATGAAATTATTAGAGAAAAAATATTTTTTATTTATAAACAAGAAATTCCATATTCCGTAGAAATACAAACTGAATTATTTAAAGAACAAAAAACTTTTATATATATATTTTCTTCTATATATGTAGAAAAGAATTCTCAAAAAGGAATTTTAATTGGAAAAAAAGGATTGACTATTAAAAAATTGAAGTTCTTTTCTGTAAAGAGTATGGAATCTTTTTTCAGAAAAAAAATAAAACTTAAATTTCATGTGAAAATTTGTTTTAATTGGAGATACGATTTCAAGAAATTGAAACATTTTGGATATTAA